The Actinomycetota bacterium region ACCCCTCGCTTCACGGCCAGCGACACGATCTCGATGCTGCTGTACACCACCGGCACCCTGGCCGCGACGAGCGGCGGCACGAACCCCTTCAGCTATCGCGGGGTGATGTACGCGACCCACCTCGACCTCCGATCGAACGGGATGAGCTTCCAGCGCTCGCAGGACCTGATCGACTTCCCGCCTCCGATCGTCGACTGGTACAACTCGGCCTCCGCCGGGTACGTCGCTCAGCCGCTCTCGTGGCGCGAGAGCCCCCCGACCCCACCGGTCTAGCTACGATTGGCCGGTGATCCCGGTCATCCGCCCCCCGCTCCCGGAAGGCATCGAGGTGCTGGACGTGGAGCTCTTCGGCGCGTCGGACCTGTCCTGCAGCTACATCGTCCACGCCGCGGAGCCCGCGCTCGTCGAGACGGGTCCCGCGACCGTGTTCGATCGGGTGAAGGCGGAGCTCGAACGTCGACGGGTCGAACCGAAGCACATCGTCCTGACGCATATCCACCTCGACCACGGCGGCGGAGCCGGGCACGTGTCCGAGCTATTCCCCGACGCGACCGTCTGGGTCCACGACGTGGGGGCCCGCCACGTGGTGGACCCGTCCCGGCTCGTCTCGAGCGCCCGACGGCTCTTCGGCGACGCGCTCGACGTTATGTACGGGGAGCCCGAGCCGGTCCCGGAGGAGCGGCTCAGGGCGGTGGACGAGGGGGACGTGATCCCCCTGGGAGACCGGGAGCTGCGCGTCCTGTACACGCCGGGGCACGCCCGCCACGAGGTCACCCTGTACGAGCCGGACGCCCGGGTCGCGTTCATCGGCGACTCGGCCGGCGTGTTCATAGGCGATGTCCAGAAGCCGGCCACCCCCCCACCCGAGTTCGACCTGGAAGCGGCCCTCGACTCGATCAACCGGATAAAGGAGCTGAAGGCGGACGCCATCTGCTTCACCCACTTCGGTCCGGCGAGCGAGCCGGCCCTGGACCGCGCGGCGCAGGACCTCCGGACGTGGGACTCGATCCTGCGTCCCCTCGCGCTGGGCGGGGCCAGCGACGAGGAGTGCCTGGCCGCCCTCGACCACCACGTGCCGTCGTTCCCGGGAGACGACGGATACCGGGAGAAGGCCCGCGCGCTCTCGGGGGCGCGCAACTCGATGCTCGGGTACCTCCGGTACTACCGCAAGACGCTCCTGGAGTCCTAGGCGCGGCCTCCCAGTCCCAGCCGCCGGTCCGCGACGTCGAAGAAGTCGGGGTCCTCCGCGTAGATGGCGTCCCACCAGTCCCGGGCCTCCGCTCGTCTCCCCGAGCCCTCGAGCGCCTCGGCGAGCACGTACCAGAGACGGAGGTGGTACTCGAGGACGGGCTCCGGGTCGACCGGTCCCCTCTTCAGGACCTCCACCGCCTGCTCGTGGCGGTTGAGGTCCATGAGGGCCCCGGCGGCGACCACCAGCGCCTCCACGTACACCTCGGGCCCCACCTCCGACGGGGTCAGCCCTTGCAGGATCTCGAGCGCCTTCTCGGGGCGCCCGAGAGCGCGCTCGCAGTCGGCGTAGATGTGATCCTCGTCGCGCCGGTCCGACATCCGCCTGTAGGCGGCCAGCTCCCGGGCCGCCTCGCGCCACCGCCCGAGCCGGTAGTAGGCGAGCCCGAGCATCTCCCGCACGGTGGCCGACCTGGGCGCGTGCTGCTTCGCTTGGTTCGCCAGGGTGAGCGCCTGCGCGTAGGAGCCCTCCTCGTATGCCTTGGCGGCCGCGGCGATGAGGTCCTTCGTCAGGCCGGCCTTCCCGAAGTGAGCGACCTGCTGCAGCTCGGTCGCGATCTCCTTCGGGAGGTCCTCCAGGTCGCGTCCGGGGACGGGCCGGGGGCCGGGGCCGCGGTCCATCAGGTGATCCGGACGAAGCGGCGCCGTCCGACCTGAAGGACACGGCCCCTCAATGCGTCCGGGTCCACCGCCTCGTCGTCGAGCGGCTCGCCGTCCGCCTTCACGCCTCCCTGGGAGATGAGGCGCCGGGCCTCCGTGGTGGACGGTGCGAGGCCGACCTCCTTCAGGAGCTTCGGGAGGTGGACCCGTCCGTCCTCGCCCAGGCACCCCGCGGGGACGGCGGCGGACGGGACGTCATCGGGGACGGAGTGGCGCACGAAGACATCGTCGAACCGGCGTCGGGCCGTCCCGGCCGCCTCGGCTCCGTGGTATAGCGCCACCACCTCCTGCGCGAGCCGCCGCTTGGCCTCGGCGGGGGCCGTCCCCGCGAGCAGGACGTCCACCTCGTCGTCGGGCAGGTCCGTGCACAGGCGCAGATAGCGGTCCATCAGGTGGTCCGGGATGCGCATCAGCTTCCCGAAGATCTCGTCCGGGCTCTCGGTCACCCCGATGTAGTTTCCCTTGCTCTGCGACATCTTCTCCACGCCGTCCGTGCCCTCGAGCAGGGGCACGGTCAGGAGCGCCTGGGGGCGCTGGCCGTGCGCGATCTGCAGGTGGCGCCCGACGTGGAGGTTGAAGAGCTGGTCGTTGCCCCCGATCTCGACGTCGGCCTCGACGGCCACCGAGTCGTAGCCCTGCAGGAGCGGGTAGAGGAACTCGGTGACCGTGATCGGGTTCCCCGCCGCGTACCGGTTGGCGAAGTCGTCGCGCTCGAGCATCCGGGCGACCGTGTGCTGCGAGGCGAGCCTGAGGAGCCCCTCGACGCCGAGCGGCTCGATCCACGACGAGTTGTAGCGGACCTCGAGCCGCTCGGTGTCCAGGATCAGCCGGACCTGCTCCAGGAGGTTGTCGGCGAAGGCCCGGACCTCGTCCGCGGTCAGCATCGGACGGGTCTTGTTCTGCCCGCTCGGGTCGCCGATCCTGGCCGTGAAATCACCCACGATGAGCACCGCCGTGTGCCCGAGGTCCTGGAACGCGCGCAGCTTGCGCAGCGGGACGGCCCACCCCAGGTGGACGTGGGGCGCCGTGGGGTCGACCCCGAACTTCACGCGGAGACTGCGTCCGGACCCGAGCGCCTCCCGCAGCTCCTCGGCCGGGACGACCTGGGCGTGGCGGGACAGGATGGACCACTGCTGCTCGGGGGGGACCGAGGGCATGAAGATGTCCTCCGAGGTCGTCGGCGTGTGGTTCAGTATAGGAGTGACTTCCACCACCCGACGTCCGTGTCGGCGCGCGCACGCCCGACTGGCCTCGGTCCTGGCTCTCCTGATGCTGGCGACGGCATGCGGGGAGCTCCAACCGCTCACGACCGAGGAGGCGCTCGAGCGCCTGAACGTCGCGACGACGAAGGTCTACGCGGCCGACCGCAGCCTGATCGCCGACCTGCACGGGGAGATCAACCGGGAGATCATCCCCCTCGACGAGATCCCGCAGCACGTCCGGGACGCGGTCGTCGCGATCGAGGACGAGCGTTTCTGGCGCCACGCCGGGATCGACGCCCGCTCGATCACGCGGGCCGCGGTCTCCAACCTCGGGGAGGCCGGGGAGGAGAACGCCCAGATCCAGGGGGGGTCCACCATCTCCCAGCAGCTCGCCAAGACCCTCTACTTCCCGGACCCGGAGCGCACCGTCCAGCGCAAGCTCGCCGAGGCCCAGGTGACCGTCCAGCTCGAGCAGCGGTACGAGAAGCGAGAGATCCTCGAGATGTACCTGAACACGATCTACTTCGGACGCGGGGTCTACGGGATCCAGACGGCGGCCCGCTCCTACTTCGGGAAGGAGGCGAAGGACCTCGACCTCCCGGAGGGCGCCTTCCTGGCGGGGATCATCAACCAGCCCGCCCGTTACGGATGGACGTCGACCGACGCCCCCGAGCGTCGATCCCAGCGTCAGGAGGCTGCCCAGCGCCGACGCGACACCGTGCTGAGCCGCATGGAGCAGCTGGCGATGATCACGCCGGAGGAGGCCGCGGCCGCGAAGGCGAGCCCGATCGAGCTCGCCGACCCCACCGAGGCCCGCTGGCGCTACCCCTACTTCGTCGACATGGTCCTGCGCCAGCTCGGGGTGCTGCGCAACAGCCGGCATCAGCTGCTCGACGAGAGGTTCGACTTCCTCGGGGCGACGTTCGAGGAGCGCTCGAAGAACGTCTACCGGGGGGGTCTGCGCATCTACACCTCCCTCGACCCGGCCGCCCAGACGGCCGCCGAGGAGGCGGTCGCATCGGTCCTCCCCGAGAAGCTCGACCGGCTCTCCGCGGCCATGGCCGCCGTCGAGCCCGGCACCGGCTACGTCCGGGCTCTCGTCGGCGGCCGGGACTACTACCCCGAGGGGTGCGGGGAGGACGAGGAGCCCGACCGGCACGTCTGCCGGCTATCGAAGGTGAACCTGGCCCTGGGCGACTACGGCGGCGGGTCCGGGAGGCAGCCCGGCTCGTCGTTCAAGCCGATCGTGCTGGCCGCCGCGTTGGAGCGCGGGGTCACCCTCAACAGCCACTTCAGCGGGGGTGAGTTCACCCACCGCTACAAGGGCGGGACGTGGCGGATCCGCAACTACGAGGGGTCCTCGGGCGCGAGCAACCTCATCGAGGCGACCGTCCACTCCGTGAACGCGTCTTACGCGCGGCTGGAGATCGACGGGGTCGGCGAGGGGGACGCGCTCACCGGCTCCCGTCGCGTGGCGGACATGGCCCGCCGGATGGGGATCCCTTTCCCCACCCGGCAGCAGGTCCAGGCCGCCTGCGGCTCCAACTTCGGCAAGACGGGGGGATGCACGCCGGCCGACGACGTTCCCGCCATCGCCCTGGGAGCCAAGGAGGCATCTCCCCTCGAGATGGCTACGGCGTACGCGACGTTCGCGAACGACGGGGTGGCGGTGCCGCCCACCGCGATCGTCCGGATCACGGACGCGGCCGGGAAGGTCCTCTACGACGCGGCCGAGGAGAACGAGCGCCCCGAGCGGGCGATGGCGCCGGGGGTCGCCCGCGCGGTCACCCACGTGATGCAGCAGGTGATCCAGCGGGGGACGGGGATCAGAGCGCGCCTGGGCCGCGACGCCGCCGGCAAGACCGGGACCTCGCAGCAGTGGCGGGACGCGTGGTTCGCCGGCTACACGCCGGACCTGGCTGCCGTCGTGTGGGTGGGGAACCCGATCTGTGGACGGGGCGGGTGCGAGGAGATGACCCCGGCGAACGGGTACCCGTTCCGGATCGTCGGGGGGAGCTTCCCCTCGATGATCTGGCAGTACTTCATGACGAAGGCGCTCGAGAACATCCCGGCGACCCGGTTCCCGCCGCCGCCCAGCACCTTCTTCACGTCCAACCGGTCCTCCACTCCCCCGCCGGTCGCTGACGTGCCGGGCGTGATCGGGCTGGACCGGGACCAGGCGATCGACGTCCTCACCGGGGCCGGGTTCAGCGTGCGGGTGTCCGAATGCCTGGCTCCCGGGCGTCCGGAGGGGATGGTGGTGAAGCAGACGCCGTCCGCGGGCTCCCAGGCTTCCGGCGGCTCCACCATCACCATCTGTCTCGCGGTGAACGAGCTCCCGCTGCAGGTCTCGCCTCCACCCGGAGCCCGCACCCCGGCCCCCTCGGCCGGACCGGGCCAGCCCAGGGCCACCCCGGAGCCGCCCAGCGACGGGACCGTCCCCAACGTCGTCGGCGAGTCCTCCGCTCGGGGATCCTCCATAGTGAGGCAGGCTGGGTTCGAGCCCGTGCTCGTGCGAGACTGCGACCCCAGCGGTAGCAGCGAGGCCGGTCGGATCTGGCGTCAGAGCCCCGGGGGCGGGAGCACGGCCAGGCGCGGCTCGAACGTCACGCTGTGGAGCAACCCGGCCGGCTGCTAACGACGGCTGACGGAGGGCGAAGCGATCCAGTAGCGCCACCGACGCCCGTCGTCGCGCGTCAGGCCCACCCGCGGTCCGCTCCTGACCTGTTCCGCGGCTCCCCCAGCGCGGATCGTGAGGGGACCGCGGGTCAGTTCGACGCCGTTGTGTTCACGTCCCACGCCGAGGGCCCGGCACAGACGTCCCGGACCGGACATGAGCATGTGGTCCGGCAGGCGGGGCGGGAACCCGCGTGCCCTCATCTCCTCGATACCCCACATCGGTTCGGCCGCCCGCAGCAGCACCCCGCTGCCGACCCCCTCCGGACCGGTGACGGCGTTCATGCAGTAGTGCATCCCGTAGGTGAAGTAGACGTACGCGATGGCCGGCCGGCCGAACATGATCCGCGCTCGCCCGGTCGGCGCCCGGTCCGCGTGGGAGCCGGGGTCTCCCGGACCCCCGTAGGCCTCGGTCTCGACGATCCGGCCGCCCACGCGTCGTCCGCCCACCCGATGGACGAGCAGACAGCCGAGCAGGTCCTGAGCGACCTCGCATACGTCCCGCTCGTAGAAGGACCGCGGCAGCGGTCGTGGGATAGGCTCGGCCACGGCGCGTCATGATATCGGGGCCGTCGGAGGGGAGGGGTGAGATGGTCGTAGCCAGGAAGGCGCCACCTACCGAGACGAACCCGTACGCGGCCGTCACCCACTTCTTCGACCGGGCGGCGGACCTGCTCGCGCTCGAGGACGAGATGCGCGACGTGCTGCGCACGTCCTACCGGGAGATCGCCGTGCAGGTGCCCGTCCGCATGGACGACGGGAGCCTGATGGTGTTCGAGGGCTACCGCGTCCAGCACAACGGGGCGCGCGGACCGTACAAGGGCGGGATCCGCTACCACCCGGAGGCCGACCTGGACGAGGTGCGCGCCCTCGCCGCCCTCATGACGTGGAAGACGGCCCTCGTGGACCTCCCCTTCGGCGGCGCGAAGGGCGGTGTCCAGTGC contains the following coding sequences:
- a CDS encoding MBL fold metallo-hydrolase, whose amino-acid sequence is MIPVIRPPLPEGIEVLDVELFGASDLSCSYIVHAAEPALVETGPATVFDRVKAELERRRVEPKHIVLTHIHLDHGGGAGHVSELFPDATVWVHDVGARHVVDPSRLVSSARRLFGDALDVMYGEPEPVPEERLRAVDEGDVIPLGDRELRVLYTPGHARHEVTLYEPDARVAFIGDSAGVFIGDVQKPATPPPEFDLEAALDSINRIKELKADAICFTHFGPASEPALDRAAQDLRTWDSILRPLALGGASDEECLAALDHHVPSFPGDDGYREKARALSGARNSMLGYLRYYRKTLLES
- a CDS encoding tetratricopeptide repeat protein gives rise to the protein MDRGPGPRPVPGRDLEDLPKEIATELQQVAHFGKAGLTKDLIAAAAKAYEEGSYAQALTLANQAKQHAPRSATVREMLGLAYYRLGRWREAARELAAYRRMSDRRDEDHIYADCERALGRPEKALEILQGLTPSEVGPEVYVEALVVAAGALMDLNRHEQAVEVLKRGPVDPEPVLEYHLRLWYVLAEALEGSGRRAEARDWWDAIYAEDPDFFDVADRRLGLGGRA
- the tyrS gene encoding tyrosine--tRNA ligase, with product MPSVPPEQQWSILSRHAQVVPAEELREALGSGRSLRVKFGVDPTAPHVHLGWAVPLRKLRAFQDLGHTAVLIVGDFTARIGDPSGQNKTRPMLTADEVRAFADNLLEQVRLILDTERLEVRYNSSWIEPLGVEGLLRLASQHTVARMLERDDFANRYAAGNPITVTEFLYPLLQGYDSVAVEADVEIGGNDQLFNLHVGRHLQIAHGQRPQALLTVPLLEGTDGVEKMSQSKGNYIGVTESPDEIFGKLMRIPDHLMDRYLRLCTDLPDDEVDVLLAGTAPAEAKRRLAQEVVALYHGAEAAGTARRRFDDVFVRHSVPDDVPSAAVPAGCLGEDGRVHLPKLLKEVGLAPSTTEARRLISQGGVKADGEPLDDEAVDPDALRGRVLQVGRRRFVRIT
- a CDS encoding transglycosylase domain-containing protein, which translates into the protein MKMSSEVVGVWFSIGVTSTTRRPCRRAHARLASVLALLMLATACGELQPLTTEEALERLNVATTKVYAADRSLIADLHGEINREIIPLDEIPQHVRDAVVAIEDERFWRHAGIDARSITRAAVSNLGEAGEENAQIQGGSTISQQLAKTLYFPDPERTVQRKLAEAQVTVQLEQRYEKREILEMYLNTIYFGRGVYGIQTAARSYFGKEAKDLDLPEGAFLAGIINQPARYGWTSTDAPERRSQRQEAAQRRRDTVLSRMEQLAMITPEEAAAAKASPIELADPTEARWRYPYFVDMVLRQLGVLRNSRHQLLDERFDFLGATFEERSKNVYRGGLRIYTSLDPAAQTAAEEAVASVLPEKLDRLSAAMAAVEPGTGYVRALVGGRDYYPEGCGEDEEPDRHVCRLSKVNLALGDYGGGSGRQPGSSFKPIVLAAALERGVTLNSHFSGGEFTHRYKGGTWRIRNYEGSSGASNLIEATVHSVNASYARLEIDGVGEGDALTGSRRVADMARRMGIPFPTRQQVQAACGSNFGKTGGCTPADDVPAIALGAKEASPLEMATAYATFANDGVAVPPTAIVRITDAAGKVLYDAAEENERPERAMAPGVARAVTHVMQQVIQRGTGIRARLGRDAAGKTGTSQQWRDAWFAGYTPDLAAVVWVGNPICGRGGCEEMTPANGYPFRIVGGSFPSMIWQYFMTKALENIPATRFPPPPSTFFTSNRSSTPPPVADVPGVIGLDRDQAIDVLTGAGFSVRVSECLAPGRPEGMVVKQTPSAGSQASGGSTITICLAVNELPLQVSPPPGARTPAPSAGPGQPRATPEPPSDGTVPNVVGESSARGSSIVRQAGFEPVLVRDCDPSGSSEAGRIWRQSPGGGSTARRGSNVTLWSNPAGC
- a CDS encoding DNA-3-methyladenine glycosylase, producing the protein MAEPIPRPLPRSFYERDVCEVAQDLLGCLLVHRVGGRRVGGRIVETEAYGGPGDPGSHADRAPTGRARIMFGRPAIAYVYFTYGMHYCMNAVTGPEGVGSGVLLRAAEPMWGIEEMRARGFPPRLPDHMLMSGPGRLCRALGVGREHNGVELTRGPLTIRAGGAAEQVRSGPRVGLTRDDGRRWRYWIASPSVSRR